One Haloarchaeobius amylolyticus genomic window, GGCGCCGGAACACGCCTCGAGCGACGTGCTCGACTTCGTGCTCTCGACCGACGAACTCGTCTTCGACCGCGGCAAGAGCGCCGAGATGCTGCGGACGGTGTACGCGCTGAACCGGCTGGCCGGGCTGTCGTAACTCCCCCGGGCGATTCGCTCTCCTCGCCGTCTCGCAACCGTCAAGTGCGTCCTGCCCTTCGATTCGGGGAGATGCAGGCGTCTCGCAAGACGGCCCTCGTCCTCCTCGCGCTGGTGAGCGCCGCGCTCGTCGGCCGTCTGGTCCTGACCGGGGACGTCTCCGGGCTGGTCGCGGCCGTCGAGAACGACTACGTCTTCCTCCTCGCGCTGGTCGTCGCCTACGTCATCAGGCCCTTCCTCGCCCTGCCAGTGAGCCTGTTCTCGCTGATAATCATCTTCCGGTTCGGCTGGCTCGGCTTCCCCATCGCCATCGTCGGGACCGTCTTCACGTCCCTGCCGCCGTACCTGCTCGCGCGGCGGTACGAGGGCGACTCGGCCATCCTCGGCCGGTTCCGCGACTTCGGGAGCGACGCCTTCGCGGCGACGGGCGACCTCCGCGGCATCATCGCCATCCGGCTCACCCCCACGCCCGCGGACGTGGTCTCCTACGGGGCGGGCCTCTCGAAGGTCCCGGTGGGCGCGTTCGCGCTCGGGACGGCCATCGGCATCACCCCGTGGGTGCTCATGTACATGGTCATCGCGCAGTCCGCGCGCGCCGCCACCGGGGTCGCGAACATCGACCTGCGGCTGCTGGCCGCCTTCGCGGTCCTCGGCGTCCTGCTCGTGGCGCGACCGCTCGCGAAGGCCGTCCGTCGGTGGCAGCGCCGTCGCGAGCACAGCAACAATTAACTCGGTTCCGTGTAATTTGTTCACCACATGGTCAGCCACGCACCCACACCCGGCAGCGACGACCCCCTCGACATCCACGGCGTCGTCCCGCCGACAATCACGGTCTTCGACGAGGACGAATCGGTCGACTACGAGCAGACCGCGGCCCACGCCGAGTACGT contains:
- a CDS encoding TVP38/TMEM64 family protein — encoded protein: MQASRKTALVLLALVSAALVGRLVLTGDVSGLVAAVENDYVFLLALVVAYVIRPFLALPVSLFSLIIIFRFGWLGFPIAIVGTVFTSLPPYLLARRYEGDSAILGRFRDFGSDAFAATGDLRGIIAIRLTPTPADVVSYGAGLSKVPVGAFALGTAIGITPWVLMYMVIAQSARAATGVANIDLRLLAAFAVLGVLLVARPLAKAVRRWQRRREHSNN